A genomic segment from Brevundimonas mediterranea encodes:
- a CDS encoding IS5 family transposase (programmed frameshift), with amino-acid sequence MSDLYWLTDEQMARLQPHFPKSHGKPRVDDRRVLSGIIFVNRNGLRWRDAPPVYGPHKTLYNRWKRWSEAGIFIRMMEGLSGAQAERRTLMIDATYLKAHRTASSLAGKKGGLGRLIGRTKGGMNTKLHAVTDANGRPISLFMTAGQVSDYTGAAALLDSLPKAQWLLGDRGYDADWFRDALEAKGITPCIPGRKSRTAPIRYDKRRYKSRNRIEIMFGRLKDWRRVATRYDRCPTVFLSAIALAATVLFWL; translated from the exons ATGAGCGACCTCTATTGGCTGACGGACGAGCAGATGGCGCGGCTGCAGCCGCACTTCCCCAAGAGCCACGGCAAGCCCAGGGTGGATGATCGTCGGGTGTTGAGCGGGATCATCTTCGTCAACCGCAACGGGCTTCGCTGGCGTGACGCGCCGCCGGTCTATGGCCCACACAAGACGCTGTACAACCGCTGGAAGCGTTGGAGCGAGGCCGGGATCTTCATCCGGATGATGGAGGGACTGTCCGGCGCTCAGGCCGAACGGCGCACCCTCATGATCGACGCGACCTATCTCAAGGCGCACCGTACGGCTTCGAGCCTCGCGG GTAAAAAAGGGGGTCTTGGGCGGCTCATCGGACGCACCAAAGGCGGCATGAACACCAAGCTTCACGCCGTAACCGATGCGAACGGACGCCCCATCAGCCTGTTCATGACGGCAGGCCAGGTCAGCGACTACACCGGTGCTGCGGCCCTGCTGGACAGCCTTCCCAAGGCCCAATGGCTGCTGGGCGACCGGGGCTATGACGCAGACTGGTTCAGGGACGCTTTGGAGGCCAAGGGCATCACGCCCTGCATCCCCGGTCGAAAATCCCGGACCGCGCCTATCCGTTACGACAAGCGCCGGTACAAAAGCCGAAACCGCATCGAAATCATGTTCGGCCGGCTCAAGGACTGGCGTCGCGTCGCCACCCGCTACGATCGGTGCCCGACCGTCTTCCTGTCCGCCATCGCCCTCGCCGCTACAGTGCTATTCTGGCTATGA
- a CDS encoding VOC family protein has protein sequence MGTTQLHRGRLIDHIQLVVRDLQLSREFYTAVLNVLEIPVIDTADGYFWADELVVSSPESAESRGVLTGRHHLAFQAKDRATVDAFYRAALAHGARDNGAPGERAYHPGYYAAFVLDPDGNNIEAVHHGEARRSAPSVTIGF, from the coding sequence ATGGGAACGACACAACTGCATCGCGGTCGGCTCATAGACCACATCCAGCTGGTCGTCCGTGATCTCCAGCTCAGTCGGGAATTCTACACGGCTGTTCTGAACGTGCTGGAGATTCCCGTCATCGATACGGCCGACGGCTATTTCTGGGCCGATGAACTCGTCGTGTCCTCGCCGGAAAGCGCGGAGAGCCGGGGCGTCCTGACGGGTCGGCATCACCTGGCCTTTCAGGCCAAGGACCGCGCGACGGTCGACGCCTTCTATCGGGCGGCGCTGGCCCATGGCGCACGCGACAACGGCGCGCCGGGCGAGCGGGCCTATCATCCGGGCTACTACGCCGCTTTCGTGCTCGATCCCGACGGCAACAACATCGAAGCTGTGCACCATGGCGAGGCGCGGCGTAGCGCGCCGTCGGTGACGATCGGTTTCTGA